A region of the Romboutsia hominis genome:
TTAAAACCTCATGCATATCTGATTTAATTCTATTAAGTGTATTCTCCATACGTTCATTGTAATTAAAGTCAGTTTCTACAGTGCCTATTTGAGCTTGTTTACCTTCTGCAGCAGCAGGATCAGTAGCAACATCCCAATAAGCTCCAGGTTTCAATTTAAAATGTTTACTAGCTTCACTATCTACGTCTATGCCATATATAGTTCTATTCATGCCTTTTCTAAGTGTATCTATATCTTCACTAGCTAGTTTGTTATAAGCCATACCATTATCAAGTATTTCTTCAACGTCACTTTCACCTTTTAGATCACCACTAAGTCCATCATTTAGTATTACATATGCAGGTATCCCAGATAGTTTTAAATCAACATCTTCTGCTAGTATATCAACTACATTTCCATAGCCATCATATATACCTTCATTTAGAATACATTTACCTTCGACCATCTCATACTTTTGTTTCCATATTCTTTGCTCCTGTTTTAACTTAGCTGCATTAAGTTGATGGAAAAATATTATCTTTTTAAGTTCGTCTACTCTATCTTCAAAAGGCTCATATACAAACTCTAAACTCGGTACAAACATAATTCTTATAGTCTTAGTTATTGTATCTGCATGAAGCTTAATAGCTATTCTCTTTCCTATAAAGCAATCCCTAGCACCTTTTATAAGTTTATCTTCAAATAGGTTTATCTTAAGAAGGTTTCTAATGTATTTATTAATTTCTTCTGCTTGATCCTGTAGGCTATCTTCTTCAACTTGAACAGTAAAAGTAGGAGCTTTCCCAAAGAGAAATCTAGCTTCTTCTTTGATTAACTTCTTAATATAATTAGTTTTCTTTTTAGTTGGAATATAGTCTTGTTCATCAATTATCCAATTTTGTCCTGGACCATCATATACTTCATAAAGCTTGATTATTTCATCCATTTCTTTTATGACTTCACTACCATATAGTCCACCAAGTTCAGCATTTATTATATTGTTCACATTTACACC
Encoded here:
- a CDS encoding phage portal protein → MNNIINAELGGLYGSEVIKEMDEIIKLYEVYDGPGQNWIIDEQDYIPTKKKTNYIKKLIKEEARFLFGKAPTFTVQVEEDSLQDQAEEINKYIRNLLKINLFEDKLIKGARDCFIGKRIAIKLHADTITKTIRIMFVPSLEFVYEPFEDRVDELKKIIFFHQLNAAKLKQEQRIWKQKYEMVEGKCILNEGIYDGYGNVVDILAEDVDLKLSGIPAYVILNDGLSGDLKGESDVEEILDNGMAYNKLASEDIDTLRKGMNRTIYGIDVDSEASKHFKLKPGAYWDVATDPAAAEGKQAQIGTVETDFNYNERMENTLNRIKSDMHEVLNIPMINNQDLKGMMTSGKTMKALYWQLITRCEEKMKAWGPALEWMIKAILEIAEVYKIATLPNLEKFDVVVENQYPLQEDEDNEKTLDMQQVNSQVMSRKSYMKKWANATDEIADEELKQIQLEKQLLEDSFSQFETNILEDDE